Proteins encoded by one window of Lycium barbarum isolate Lr01 chromosome 11, ASM1917538v2, whole genome shotgun sequence:
- the LOC132619765 gene encoding protein SQS1-like, whose amino-acid sequence MANQGEQETRTPGETAEMLRDKVLQMEKNLKEIGRKIEEVIESNPQEESEPQQDASEPIEKEELEEGEPQNMEEEEVGPIDVEAEGDEEPFGMFPEFAEEENDANEESDYYAPTNERSYFYAFSPMLVFSTSIMAS is encoded by the exons atggCAAACCAAGGAGAACAAGAGACGCGGACTCCGGGAGAGACAGCGGAAATGCTGAGAGACAAGGTGCTACAAATGGAGAAGAACCTTAAAGAAATAGGGAGGAAAATTGAGGAG GTGATAGAGTCAAACCCGCAAGAGGAGTCGGAGCCCCAACAGGATGCCTCTGAACCCATCGAAAAGGAAGAACTAGAAGAGGGAGAGCCTCAGAACATGGAGGAGGAGGAAGTAGGGCCTATTGACGTAGAGGCTGAGGGGGATGAAGAACCATTTGGGATGTTTCCTGAATTTGCAGAGGAGGAGAATGATGCTAACGAGGAATCTGATTATTATGCCCCAACCAACGAGAGATCTTACTTCTATGCATTCTCACCCATGCTAGTATTTTCAACCTCCATCATGGCATCATAG